A genomic segment from Phragmites australis chromosome 6, lpPhrAust1.1, whole genome shotgun sequence encodes:
- the LOC133921410 gene encoding histone H2B.5-like, which yields MAPKAEKKPAAKKPAEEEPAEKAAAAEKAPAGKKPKAEKRLPAGKSSAGKDGDKKGKKKAKKSVETYKIYIFKVLKQVHPDIGISSKAMSIMNSFINDIFEKLAAEAAKLARYNKKPTITSREIQTSVRLVLPGELAKHAVSEGTKAVTKFTSS from the coding sequence ATGGCTCCCAAGGCCGAGAAGAAGCCGGCGGCGAAGAAGCCCGCGGAGGAGGAGCCCGCGGAGAAGGCGGCCGCGGCGGAGAAGGCTCCCGCGGGGAAGAAGCCCAAGGCGGAGAAGCGGCTCCCCGCCGGCAAGTCCTCCGCCGGCAAGGACGGCGAcaagaaggggaagaagaaggccaagaagaGCGTGGAGACCTACAAGATCTACATCTTCAAGGTGCTGAAGCAGGTGCACCCGGACATCGGCATCTCCTCCAAGGCCATGTCcatcatgaactccttcatcaACGACATCTTCGAGAAGCTCGCCGCGGAGGCCGCCAAGCTCGCCCGCTACAACAAGAAGCCTACCATCACCTCCCGCGAGATTCAGACCTCCGTGCGCCTTGTCCTCCCCGGAGAGCTCGCCAAGCACGCCGTTTCCGAGGGCACCAAGGCTGTCACTAAGTTCACCTCGTCCTAG